One Baekduia alba genomic window, GACGACATTTCAACGGAACGGTGTCGGGCTCGTCGATCGCGATTTACGACTTCGAAGTCGGACGCTTCTTTCAGTACTCGGTGTAGGCGGTCCGCGAGGTCGTCGAACTAGGCGCCCGGTACTCGGCTCGTCGGGCTACAGAAGTCCCTCCGATGCTCTCTCTGTCGCGACGCTTTGTCTGGCGCAAGCGACCGAGGCCGCGGGTGAGATCAGTCTGATGGCCCGAGACTTACTCGACGACAGCCGAGGCCGAAACGATGAGTCTAGGCGGGCACCGAGACGCGAGTTGGTGGTCATGGTCGAGGCGCTGGCGGCGGGCGCCGAGTAGGCCCGCCGCTGGAGTGCGTTCAGGTAGAGGAGTCGCGAGCGGCCCGGATGAGGTCGCTCGCCGGCACTCGTGGCTGTCGTCGGTGCTCGGCGAAGACGTGTGCGTACGTCTTCAGCGTCTCGGTCGGTGAGTGGCCGAGTTGTTCGGCGAGCTCGACGATCGAGGTGTTGCCGTCAGGGATCATCAGCGACGCGAAGGAGTGGCGGAGGTCGTAGGGACGCGGACGGCCGAGGTCGATGGCCTCGGTCGTTGCGTTGAAGTGCCGGCGCCGCCAGTTCTTCCAATCGTCGGGTCGCATCCAGCCGCCGTCGCTCCGGCCGAACAAAGGCGCGTCGGGTCGTGTTATCTCCTTCATGTCGCACCAGGCCAAGATGTCCTCGCGGAGTTCCGGCAGGAGGTCGACGGTCCGGTACACGCGGCCGGTCTTCTGCAGCTTCAGCGACCCGTAGGACACCGCTTGCTCGACCAAGATGGTGTCCTCGCGGATATGGCGGCGTTCGAGGGCGATGCCTTCGCCAGGGCGGACACCGGCGTAGGCCAGGACGCTCACCAGCGTGGCTGAGAAGTGGTCGCCGTCAGCGAGGAGTGCGCGACGCAAGCGCTCGACGGTCGCGGGATCGAGCACTTCGATCGCGCGGAGACGGCCTTGCCGAGGCTTCCGCACGACCGAGACCGGATTGCGCTCGGCTTCACCCCACTCGACTCCGAGGGTGAACATGGCCTGTAACAACACCATCGCGCGACGGACGGTCTCGCGACCGACTCCGTTGCCCAGCATGTCGGCACGCCACTGCGCGACCGCGCGAGGTGTGATCTCGTCGAGGACCATGTCTCCGAAGCGCGGGGCGAGGTGCCGCGACCAGCATCGGTCGTAGCTGACGATCGTCGCGCGGGCCAGCCGGGCAACGGCGTCGGCGCGGTAGGTCGGCCACAGCGCGGCCAAGGTGTTGTCCCTGACCGTGCCGCCGATGGAGCCGGTCTGCGCGAGTTCGAGCGCGAGACGAGCGCGTTCGAGGTCGGCCTCCTCGAACGTGTCGAAGCTCAGCCGACGGCGGGCGCCGTCCTGGTCGGTCCAGCGGACAGTTGGCGTGGTCGAGATGCTGCCGTCGGTGCGACGCCGGCGTCGCTGCTCGACGCGCGGCTTGCGGGAGTCGGCGGCGGCGGTCATGAGGAACCGCCATCGTCGTCCGAGAACAGCCAGCGGTCGAGATCGGCGGGCCGGATGCGGAACCCACCACGAGCAGCGTTCGCGCCTCGCACTCGACCGGCGCGTAGCGCGCCGCGATCGATCGCGCGTCTGATCGTGCGCTCGTGGCAGCGGACCCGCTGCGCAGCTTCGGCGATCGTGAGATATCCCGACGATGAAGTCTCTGGCGACAGCTCATCGTCGAAGGGCAGTTCGAGTTGCGTCATCGCTTCTTCAGTCGATGAGCGGCCCGAAACACCCTCGCCCAATCGCAGACGCGAACAGGCAGGACACAGCTCAAACAGACCCTGCGAGACCCCGTTCTGCCCCAACAACTGGGAGTCAGCGGGATGCGCGGCACCCACGCTTGGGTGCGGAAAGTGCGCATTTGCAGCGACTCCCTGACAAGCCGACGCGGGGACTCGAACCCCGGACCCCTTCATTACGAGTGAAGTGCTCGCTCTGCTGAGGGGCTGGAACCTCTGACAAATCCCTGTAAGACCCTGAGGTCTGAAGGGATGTCATCGCACCTCAAAGTATACCGGGACCGCTCCCGAACCACCACGGTGGCCCCGAGATGGCCCCGGGTAGATCATCAACTTGGACGGGCCGAATCCAGCGGCCTGCGCGGAGCTAGCCGCGCTCGTCGGCGTCGGGGCCGAGCCCCAGAAATTTCCTTCTGAGAGACTGAGCGAGGCGCCAGGTGACCGGATCGACGAGCGCGTTGTGCGCGTCGGCCAGGATGTAGGTGCCGCAGCGGGCTTCGCCGAGGTAGACACGGTTCTTGAACAACAACGCCATGGTCGTTCGAGTCCAGAGACTGCCGCCGCGCGCGCTGCGGATCTTGCCGTCGCGCAGGATCTGCCCGGCCGCGTCAAGGCTCGCGCCTCGGGCGCGCAGGGCGAAGGCCTCGCGCACCGCGGGCGCGGTCTTAGGATGGGGTCGCAGGCGGCCGTCGGCGCGGCGCCGGTAGCCAACTGGCGCGACGCCAGAGCCGTGGACGCCGCGCGCGACCGCGCGGCGGCGAGCGTCGTCCCAGCTGGCGCGGATGCGATCGCTGTCGAACTCCGCGTAGGACAACATCAACCGCAGCACGAGCCGGCCGTGCTCGGTGGACAGATCGAAGCCCTCCTGGACCGAAACGAAGGTGCCACCCGCGCGCTGGATGCGATCAAGATGGTCAAGAGCATCGCGTAGCGAGCGGCCAAAGCGATCGAGCTTGGCGACGATGATCCCGTCGCTGACCCCCGCCTCGACGCGACCGATCAACTCCTGCAGCTTCGGTCGATCGGCGCGGCGCCCAGAGGCGTCGAGCTCCTCGGCCACGTTGAGCAGCTTCGCACCGCGGATGGCACACCACGCGTCGATCTGCTCGCGCTGCACACTGGGCGAGATAAACGACGGACCGGCTCGCCCGCGAACGTCGGAGACGCGGATGTAGCCATCGAGACGAAGCGCCGTGAAAGCATCCATGCGCCCGATGATCCCCCTGACGTCGTGCCGCGTCGAGCCCGCGCGGCCGGTAACAACGGAGTCGTCAACCAGCGGGGGCGCATCGCGTCGAACACCGACCGCCCGTAAAACGTCGCATGGTTCGCGTCTCCCGTAATGACTCCCACGACCCGGAGCCGGAGTCGGCTTCGAGACGTCTCATCGCTGTGGGCACTGCGGGTGCGTGCATCGACCCTGCGGCAAGAACTCAAGCCGATAACGCGAAGGGCGCGGATTCAACCCAACACGAAGACTGCGCAATACGCCTACATCAGGCGATGCCTTAGACGCGCGTCACCGGCAGAGGCTGCGGACGGCCCAGGACGAGGACGAGGACGAGGAAAGTCGCGCGGACGCTTTCAACGCCGAGGGGCGCCCCTTGACGATGACGCTGACGTGGACGATCGTGCCGACCTTCGGGTGCGCCAGCGTTCCGTGGGGCGGATCGATGATGTCGAGCGTGGACTGCTGGTAGCAGTGCGTCCCCTTGGCGCTCTTGGCGGTGACGAAGCCTCCATGGTCGCTCATCGAGAAATCGAGGTCGGGACCGTAGCCGTTGATCCGCGCGCCGGCGAGGATCGTGCCCGAGGCCGAGCGCGGAAGCGCCGTCGTGGTTCGGACGACCACCTCGTAGTAGACCTTGCCCGACGACGAGCGATGGAACGTGACCACTGGCTTCCCGGAGATATGCGGAGGGGCCGAACTGGCAGCCTGCCCACTGGCAGCCACGCTCAGCGACAGAGCACACGCGGCGAGCGCACCGAGCACAGCCAAAGACGTGCGGGAACGAGCGGCGAGGAGCGAAAGAGTGTGGTTCATTGGTAGGGCCAGTCCTTACGATTCGGTTTCGTCGATCTTAACGACGGCGAGGCGCAAAAGGTTGCGCCCCGCCGCCCTCGATATGTCCGCTTCTAGCACTGAGCGCTGCCAGTTGGCAGTGGGTTGGGGAAGCTCGTCTTCTCCATGAACACCCACGAGCCGTGGTCGTCGTCGGCCACGCTTGTGCGGGCCATGACGAACTGGTTGTTGGTCGTGACGTAGCGCCACTCGACGCAGGTGCCGCCGGGCAACTGCCGCTGGTTGTCGGCGGGATTGTTGGCGTTCGTGAGCGGGCTCACGTTGGCGAAGTTGTTCACGGCGCCGGTGAGCGAAACCTTCATGCCCGTTCCGCAGCCGGAGCAGTTGAACGCCGAGCCGAACGTGCTTGGGTCGGCCTGCCAGTCGGTCGGGCAGGTCGAGTGCGGCGTGCCCGAGCCCGGGTTGATGTTCGCCGCCAGCGTGAAGCCGCAGTTGTTGTAGTTCCCGTAGATCGTGCCGCGGTACCAGGTGCCGCTGCCCTTGTTGACGACGTCGAACGTCCCGCCGTTGAAGGCGGATCCGAGAACGTAGCCCGCCGACGTGTTCCGCAGCAGGCTGATCGGACCGCGGGGGTTCGCGAACGTGTACCGATCCTGAACTCCCAACGGCGTCACGGTGCCGCCGAACGCGGACGCGGGCGCGCCCTTGACGAGCTTGGTCGGCTGCTGGGGGTCGTGCGGGTCGACCGGCGGGGTCGGCGTGACGTACTGCGGTGCGACGCCGCCACCTGGCAGCGTCGGGGCCGTCTCCACATATGGCGCGGCGAACGCGGGCGACGCCATCATCGCCACCATGCCCACAGCAGCGCCCGAAGCGCGTGTTACGTGCTCTGCTCTCAACGCAGTCACTCCTTAGTGAGTCGATCTACAAGTGTTGCCGCGTGCGAAGCGCGATCTCGGCGGCCCGTCAGGCGGTGACGGGCGAGACGCAAAGGCGATGGAGCTCGACGGCGGTGAGCTCTCGCAACTCGGCATCGGACCGATCAAGGACGTCGACGGCGCCGTACACCACGTCGAACAACGCAGCGATCTCCGATAGCGCCAGTGAGTCGACGTCAAGGTCGGAGAACGGGCGCGTGTCCTCGACGAGCTCGTCTTTGGGGACCTTCAAGATTGCAGCCATCTCGTCTCGGAACGCTTCCCAGGAGGGGCGGCCATCTCCGGGCGCTGGTGTCACCGCGTCGTCTCCGCCGGGAAGTGCACGGCCACCCGGGTCGGCTTTTGCACGCGTTCGGTCTCGAGAACGCGTGCGGCCTGCTCCTGCCACCGTTCGCGATAGACAGCCAAAGTGACGAGATCCCAGTGCTGCCCAGCGTAGGTGTAGTGGTCCTTGAGTCGAGCTTCGACCTCGAAGAAGCTGCCCAGGCCACTGGCGAACTGGGGCAGGTTGTATGACGGCGTCTCGAGGTAGAGCTTCCGGAACTCCCAGCTGCCGAAGACGTACTGCAGGAACAACGCGATGCCACGCATGAAGCGTGGTGTGCGGTCGTCCGGGTCGAAGCGGAGGCCGGCGATGTACGCATGCTGGTCCTGGAACGAGTGCCGATATGCGAGCACGAGACCGACCGGAACGTCGGCGCCTTCGGCCACCACGATGAACTGCGCGAGGACTCCCGACCACAGGGTCGACATCCATTGCTCGGGACTCGGCGTCTGACCGCGATAGCGCCAGTTGAGCGCCAGTTCGTTGTTGGTCTCGAGGAGCTGGAGGATCCCGTAGTCGTTGGGCGTCACCGGCTGTAGCGCCACGCTCCGGCCGCGCAACGGCGGAATCGGCGGTGCGGGCATCGACTTCGCGCGAGCCATCAGTCGCTCGGCATCGACAACGAATTGGAACTCGTCTGGCACGCGTACCGCTCCTGGATCGCTGGACATCCCGCCAAGGCAGCGGGGACTCTAGGGCGGTAAGGGAAATTAGTCAAAGTGAGTTGTGCAGAGCATATGGACGCCGTAGCGTACGCGCCCGATGCACACCTCAGACAGGCTGTCGGGTGCCGGTCGAATCCCCGGACTGTTATCGATCATCGACGCAGATCGAGGCGCGACGCCGATACTCACGACGTGGGACGACGGCGCCTACCACGCCTGGACATGGGACGACTGGCGTTCCCGCAGCGAACGTGCAGCCGGTGCGCTGCATGCCAGCGGGGTCAGGAGCGGGGACGCAGTCGCCGTTCTCCTCACCAACGGGTTCGATAGTTGCGCGGCGGTGGTGGGCGCGTGGCTGCTCGGCGCGCATGTGGTGTCCCTGCCGATGCCACCGCGCGGGATGGACTTCGAGCGCTATCAGCAGTTGCTCGGACGCGTGCTCGACCACGCGCGGCCTGCGGCGACCGTGGCCGACCAGGCCTACGCGAGCGTGCTCAGCGGCGCGCAGGCCGAGGCCACGCCGACGCTTGCCTTGCAGGCCCTTCGCGATGCCCCGCCCATGGTCGGGCCCGGGCTGGCCGATGATGACATTGCCTTCGTACAGTTCTCCTCGGGGAGTACGCGCGAGCCGCGAGGTTGCGTGCTGACGGCGCGGGCGGTGGCCTGGCAGCTGGATGCCCTGGCCCACGCGCTGCGGATCGATCCCGAGCGGGATCGTGGTGCGGTCTGGCTGCCGATGTCCCACGACATGGGCCTCTTCGGGTGTGTGCTCCTCAGCTACTGGACCGGTCACCCACTTATGCTAGGGGATCCTCAGCGATTCCTGCGCAACCCTATGACCTGGCTCGAGGATTGCCGGTCGCACGGTGCCACTGTGAGCGCCGCGCCCAGTTTCGCGCTTGACCTCGTGGCACGCGCAATCGGTCGCCGCCCGGCGCTCCAAGCCGGCATGCCGGCCACCATGCGCAAGCTCGTGCTCGGCGGAGAGCCGATCTCGACGCACACGCTGCGAACGGCCACCGATCCGGCAACCGGTCTCGGGCTCCCCCCGGAGGCCCTCCTGCCCGCATACGGCCTGGCCGAGGCCACGCTGGCGGTCACGCTTACGCCGGTGGACGACGGCGTCCCCGGCTCTCTGCGTGTGGACGCCGCGGCACTGAGTCGCGGTCGCGCGGGGCCTTGCTCGGCGGGGTCTGAGCAGGCGGGCACCGACGCGGTCGAAGTGGTCGCATGCGGCCGTGCGCTGCCGGGGGTCGATGTGCAGATCGAGTCGCCAAAGGGGGGAGGCGACGGCGCCGTGGGTGAAATCTGCGTACGGTCGCCTGCGCTCGCCGCCGGGTACATGGGCGATGACGGCTGGGCGTCGCGCTGCCAGGGCGGCGTGTTGCGCACCGGCGATCAAGGGTTCCTTCACGACGGACGTCTCTACGTGCTCGGGCGGAAGGACGACATGGTCTCGGTCGGTGGACGCAATCTCTTCACTCGGGACATCGAGTTGGCGCTCTCGGACGCGGGCGCGATCAAGCCCGGGCGGGTCGCTGTGGTGAACGTCGGCCGGGTCGGCACCCCGGAGCTGGCGGCGGTGGTGGAAGACGCCGACTCGCGCCGCGACTTGCGCGAGCTCGCGCGCGAGCTCGCGCGTACCTCCTTCCGCGACTGCGGAGCTCGCCTCTCGAGCTGTGTCTTCGTCGAAGCCGGCATGCTGCCCAAGACCTCGTCGGGCAAGGTGCAGCGTCATGGCTGCGTTGCGCTCGTCCGCGCCGGCGGCGCAGGGGTTGTTGCCCGCGTGGCGTTGACGTCGGAAGGAGCCTGAGCAGATGAGTCGGCAAGGCCTGGGGCAGCGCGTCCTGGCCACGTTGGCGATCGCGACGATCGCGACGATCTGCTGGTTGGCGGAGTCTCGCGCAGAGGCACGAAGCACGAACGCTGCCGAGGTCCGTGTGTCGGCGCGGCTCCACCTCGTCGGGGTAAGCGCGGCGGGCATCGTCCAGGCGGGCAAGGTCGCATCTGCGCAACTCGGCAACGGCACCATGACCGCCCGAAGCGCTACGACCCAGACCACCGGGCGGTACCGCACGACCACCCGCATCCGGTTCGGGTCGGGGACACTCACGCTGCGTGGCAGCAACCGAGTCGCTCCAGGACGTACCTCTCACCAGTACCACCTCGCGGGTACGGCCAAGATCGTCTCGGGAACGGGGCGCTTCGCCCACGCGACCGGGCAGATGATCGTGCGTGGTGACGGGCGCAACAACCTGAAGTGGCTGAACTTGCAACTCCGTGGAGCGATCCATCGCTAGCTGGCGCCCGCGGTCTGAACACGGGCGCCACACAGACAAGCGACTGGGAACCGCGTTTGGAGGCGCGGCACCGAGCGCTCGCGCGCCCTAGCGTTCACCCTGGGGACGTAGCGCTCCGCCGCCCGAGCGCGCGGGTGACGGCGGGCACGCAGTCGCGTCGCGTCCTGCCGCGAGACGCGAAGCGTGCCGGAATGGCGAACGGGTCGCGCCTGCCGGTGCATGGACTCGCACCACGAACTCGAGCCCGTCCCTGTCGTGGATAGCGGGCTTCGCGAGCGGCCGATGTCGATCAGCCAAACGGCGACGTTGCTCGACGTGTCGCAGGCTGACGTTGTGGACCTGGCGTGTCGGCGGAGCGCACCGCTCCCCGCGACGTACGACGACGGCGGCGCGATCGGCTTCTACCGGAGCGAGGTTGACTGTTGGGTGGTGGAGCAGGGCGCTTCCGCAAGCGCGATGTTGGATTGCTGCTGATACATCGGTGCCGTGCTGGGCACGGCTGTTCTGCGTGGCACTGCTGCGCGGCTTAGAACTAGGCGGCCACAAGGGAACGCACCTTCTCCGCTAGCTCGTCGTTGGTCAGGACCCCGAGGACGTTGAGGTTGACGAGACTGTCGAGGACACCGGCCGGGACAGCCGCAGGGGCCGGCGCGGTAGCCATAGGGGCCGACACATGCCCCGGCGTGTCTCGGATGTCGGCGCCGAGGTCGACGGCGATCCGCAACAGCGGTTCTGTGCCGTGCAGGTTGTGACGGGCCTGCTCGATCTCGGCCTGGACGTCGACCTGGCGGCCTCGGTACTCCGCAAGCTCGTGGGCATACGTGCGCGAGAGCTCGTTGAGCGAGTGGCCGAGGTGGGTCGCGATTTCCTGGTTGGAGAGGCGGCCCTCCTTGATGAGCAGCGAGGCGTTGAAGTGCCGCAGGTCGTATGGAGTGCATTCCCATCCGGCCGCGCGGGCGACCGGCTTGAACTTCCGCTTGACCCAGTTCTTGTAGTCGTCGTCCGACATCGCGCCGCCATCGGCGGCCGGGATGACGAAGTCGGAGTCGGCGGCGTATGGCGTGATGGCACGCCATGCCCGCAGATCGACCGCGAGGGCTTTTAGCAACTCCGCCGAGCGGCTTCGGTGGGTCTTAGTGTCGCTCGTGGACTCACCGTCGGGATCAGGCGTTTTCAGGATGACGAGCGTCGCCTCCCACACGTTGCACCACCGCAGACCCCGGACCTCACCAGGCCGGAGCCCGGCGTATGCCGCCAGCGAGATCCACATGGCGGTCATGGCGGAGTCCCACTGGCTGACGGCGAGAGCGCGCATGCGCTCCACGACCTCGACCTTGGGCGGCACGCGCCGTGGTCGCTTCTTGCGAACGGCTGGAGCCTCAACGGCCAGCGCCGTGTTGAAGTCCACCATGTTGCGACGCACACCGAACGCGAGGATCGATCCGAGGACGGCAAGCGCCAACTTGACCGTCGAGGCGCCAACGCCCTCGGCCAGCATCTCATCCTTGAGACGCTCAAGCTCCGATGTGGTGAGGTCGATCAGCACCAGCCCGTCAACGCGGTGCTTGAGGTGCCGGTCCCACGCGCCTTCGTAGTTGTCGCGCGTGCGTTGCTCCAGGCGGGTGAGCACATGCTGCTCCCACCACTTGGCCTTGGCGCCCCAGACGGTGGTTGTCGCACGGGACGTCGGTCCCTTCCGAAGCTGCTCGGCGCGCTCCTCCAGCTTGTCGCGAAACTCCTTGGCCTCGTCGACGTCGTCGAACTCCTCGCGCTGTCGCTCGCCCGTGTCGTCGATCCACCGCACGCGATAGGTGAGCAGCACCGACCCGTCGGCCCGCTTGCGCCGCCGGGCCTCGATGTTGCGCATCTCCGGATCGCGCTTACGCTTGGCCTTGACCGTGGGCTTAGCCATCGCTGTCAGCCGTCCGTTCGGTCAGCGCCTGCGTGCGGATCCGGAGGGCGTCCGCTTCGTCGCGCGCCGTCTCGGTATGGATGCGGCCGTCTGACCCGCGCCAGCGGGCGGCATAGCTCACCGCCGTCTCGTTGTCCTCGTCGTCAATTCGCGCCCACGCGGTCACGGGCGACTACCCCCGCGTCGCAGGCCTCCCGGGCGCGGGGCGCCTGCCAGACCGGCGCGCCGCCGATTGACCATGCGATCGAGCCCTTCGCGCACCTGCTGGCCGACGACGAACGAGGCGACCCACGCCTGGGCGTCGTCGCGGTGGACCGAGTACGGGCCGCCCGCGTCGAACTGAACGGCCCGCAAGCGCTTGGCCCGGATGTGCTGGCGCACGGTCTTGGGCGTGCGCCCGATGGTCGCGGCGACCTCGGCGACCGTCATGGTCTCCTTCGGCCACGGAAACTCCGGCAACTCCATCGTCGCCGTGCGGTTGGTGGTCATGCGCTCCTCCTTGCGGTCGATGCGCGCGACGGTGGCGTCGCGCGGGGTCGACAGCGAAGGACGCGGCGAGGCGGCGTCTCCGGCTCCAAGGCGCGGCGGGCGAGCGGCGCTCGGCGTACGTCGTGACCGGCGAGGAGGCGCGAAAGGAAGGCGCCGTGGCCCCGGCGTGGCCCCCGATCGGTGATCGGGCGCCACTACGGAACTGGTGGAAATCGTTGCCTTGCGGGGATTTCCAGAGGAGCCGACGCGGGGACTCGAACCCCGGACCCCTTCATTACGAGTGAAGTGCTCTACCAGCTGAGCTACGTCGGCGTGAGGCAACGGGATTGTAGGTCAGTAGCGCGGAGGATGGTCGGTGGGTTCTCGACCGGGGGGCGAAGTCGGTTTGGACCGGGTGGACCAACAGAAGGCGAGCGTGGTTGCCGACTTCCCCGGAGGCATGCCGATCAGGGGTACTTCGTCACGTCTTCTCAGCGCGTTCGCGGACATCGCGGCCGCGACCAGCGTCGAGGAGTGTGCGACGACCGTCCAGCGACGGGCGACGCACGTCTTCCCGGGGCTGCAGCCGCAGCTGAAGCTCGGAACCGGGCCGGACGGGCCGCCGGACCAGGTCTTCGCGCTCGTCGCGCGCGGGAAGACGGTCGGCCACCTCCAGGCCATGCGACCGGTGCCGCGCAGGCAGCGCCGGGCCCTCGCTACCTTCGCCGAGCATGCCGCGCTCGCGCTCGACAACCTCCTGACGCTGGCCGAGCACGACGCTCGCGCGCGGCGGGACCCGCTGACCGGGCTGCTCAACCACCGCGAGTTCCACGAGGCCCTCGACCGCCAGCTCGGCACGCCGACCGCGCCCTTCGCCGTCGTGCTCTTCGACCTCGACCGCTTCAAGGCCGTCAACGACATCGGCGGCCACGCCGCGGGCGACCGGACCCTCAGAGCGACGGCGGGCGCCGTCGCCGCCGCGTGCCGGACCTCCGACGCCGCCTTCCGCGTCGGCGGCGACGAGTTCGCCCTCATCCTCCCGCAGGCCGACGCCGAGCAGGCCGCCCGCATCGCCCGCCGCGCCGCCGACGCGATCGAGCGCGTGGCCCATCGCGACGGCGTCTCGTTCGGCATCGCCACCCACCCCCACGCCGGCACCACGCGCGACGCGCTCCTCTTCGCCGCCGACGCCGCGATGTACACCAACAAGGGTCGCAGCGGCCAAGCGCAGGCGCACGGCGCCACCACCCCCACCCAGCGCTCCCGCCTGGCCGTCGCCGCCCGCCTCGCCACCAAGCTCGCGCCCCTCGACGACCCCGACGCCATCGCGACCGTCACCGTCGACGAGCTCCACGAGGCCTTCGGCTTCTTCCTCGCGGTCATCCAGCGGCTCGACGCGCGGGACCAGACCCTGCGCGTCGTCGGCGCCGCCGGCCCGCTCGCCGACCACCCGGACTTCCTCGCCTACGAGCAACCCGTACAAGAAGGGGTCAACGGGCGCGTCGCGCGCACCGGCCAGCCCGCGGTGATCGCCGACACCACCACCGACCCGGACTACCTGCGCCGCGACCCGCGCTCGGACCCCGGCTCCGAGCTCAGCCTCCCGATCCTCGTCGACGGCCGCATCTGGGGCGTCCTGAACCTCGAGCAGCTCGCCACCCACGCCTGCGGCGACGACGACCTCCTGCTCGCCGACGCCGTCGCCGCCCAGGTCGGCGCGGCCCTGCACCGCGCGGAGCTCACCCAGGAGCTGGAGACGTCGTTCGCCACCACGCTCGGCATCCTCGC contains:
- a CDS encoding tyrosine-type recombinase/integrase, which encodes MTAAADSRKPRVEQRRRRRTDGSISTTPTVRWTDQDGARRRLSFDTFEEADLERARLALELAQTGSIGGTVRDNTLAALWPTYRADAVARLARATIVSYDRCWSRHLAPRFGDMVLDEITPRAVAQWRADMLGNGVGRETVRRAMVLLQAMFTLGVEWGEAERNPVSVVRKPRQGRLRAIEVLDPATVERLRRALLADGDHFSATLVSVLAYAGVRPGEGIALERRHIREDTILVEQAVSYGSLKLQKTGRVYRTVDLLPELREDILAWCDMKEITRPDAPLFGRSDGGWMRPDDWKNWRRRHFNATTEAIDLGRPRPYDLRHSFASLMIPDGNTSIVELAEQLGHSPTETLKTYAHVFAEHRRQPRVPASDLIRAARDSST
- a CDS encoding helix-turn-helix domain-containing protein produces the protein MTQLELPFDDELSPETSSSGYLTIAEAAQRVRCHERTIRRAIDRGALRAGRVRGANAARGGFRIRPADLDRWLFSDDDGGSS
- a CDS encoding recombinase family protein codes for the protein MDAFTALRLDGYIRVSDVRGRAGPSFISPSVQREQIDAWCAIRGAKLLNVAEELDASGRRADRPKLQELIGRVEAGVSDGIIVAKLDRFGRSLRDALDHLDRIQRAGGTFVSVQEGFDLSTEHGRLVLRLMLSYAEFDSDRIRASWDDARRRAVARGVHGSGVAPVGYRRRADGRLRPHPKTAPAVREAFALRARGASLDAAGQILRDGKIRSARGGSLWTRTTMALLFKNRVYLGEARCGTYILADAHNALVDPVTWRLAQSLRRKFLGLGPDADERG
- a CDS encoding acyl carrier protein, which codes for MAGAGRTRSRDRTRAKADPGGRALPGGDDAVTPAPGDGRPSWEAFRDEMAAILKVPKDELVEDTRPFSDLDVDSLALSEIAALFDVVYGAVDVLDRSDAELRELTAVELHRLCVSPVTA
- a CDS encoding GNAT family N-acetyltransferase codes for the protein MPDEFQFVVDAERLMARAKSMPAPPIPPLRGRSVALQPVTPNDYGILQLLETNNELALNWRYRGQTPSPEQWMSTLWSGVLAQFIVVAEGADVPVGLVLAYRHSFQDQHAYIAGLRFDPDDRTPRFMRGIALFLQYVFGSWEFRKLYLETPSYNLPQFASGLGSFFEVEARLKDHYTYAGQHWDLVTLAVYRERWQEQAARVLETERVQKPTRVAVHFPAETTR
- a CDS encoding AMP-binding protein — translated: MHTSDRLSGAGRIPGLLSIIDADRGATPILTTWDDGAYHAWTWDDWRSRSERAAGALHASGVRSGDAVAVLLTNGFDSCAAVVGAWLLGAHVVSLPMPPRGMDFERYQQLLGRVLDHARPAATVADQAYASVLSGAQAEATPTLALQALRDAPPMVGPGLADDDIAFVQFSSGSTREPRGCVLTARAVAWQLDALAHALRIDPERDRGAVWLPMSHDMGLFGCVLLSYWTGHPLMLGDPQRFLRNPMTWLEDCRSHGATVSAAPSFALDLVARAIGRRPALQAGMPATMRKLVLGGEPISTHTLRTATDPATGLGLPPEALLPAYGLAEATLAVTLTPVDDGVPGSLRVDAAALSRGRAGPCSAGSEQAGTDAVEVVACGRALPGVDVQIESPKGGGDGAVGEICVRSPALAAGYMGDDGWASRCQGGVLRTGDQGFLHDGRLYVLGRKDDMVSVGGRNLFTRDIELALSDAGAIKPGRVAVVNVGRVGTPELAAVVEDADSRRDLRELARELARTSFRDCGARLSSCVFVEAGMLPKTSSGKVQRHGCVALVRAGGAGVVARVALTSEGA
- a CDS encoding site-specific integrase gives rise to the protein MAKPTVKAKRKRDPEMRNIEARRRKRADGSVLLTYRVRWIDDTGERQREEFDDVDEAKEFRDKLEERAEQLRKGPTSRATTTVWGAKAKWWEQHVLTRLEQRTRDNYEGAWDRHLKHRVDGLVLIDLTTSELERLKDEMLAEGVGASTVKLALAVLGSILAFGVRRNMVDFNTALAVEAPAVRKKRPRRVPPKVEVVERMRALAVSQWDSAMTAMWISLAAYAGLRPGEVRGLRWCNVWEATLVILKTPDPDGESTSDTKTHRSRSAELLKALAVDLRAWRAITPYAADSDFVIPAADGGAMSDDDYKNWVKRKFKPVARAAGWECTPYDLRHFNASLLIKEGRLSNQEIATHLGHSLNELSRTYAHELAEYRGRQVDVQAEIEQARHNLHGTEPLLRIAVDLGADIRDTPGHVSAPMATAPAPAAVPAGVLDSLVNLNVLGVLTNDELAEKVRSLVAA
- a CDS encoding helix-turn-helix domain-containing protein, whose product is MTTNRTATMELPEFPWPKETMTVAEVAATIGRTPKTVRQHIRAKRLRAVQFDAGGPYSVHRDDAQAWVASFVVGQQVREGLDRMVNRRRAGLAGAPRPGGLRRGGSRP